In Episyrphus balteatus chromosome 4, idEpiBalt1.1, whole genome shotgun sequence, the sequence ATTGTTCTCGTCTTGTGATTTTTCTAATAGACAGACATAAATATCTCCATTCATGCTATGGATAcaggaagtatttttttttttaaacatgagTACAAGATGACAAAAACTTGGACTAGGTACtatccaatgaaattgaaaacaaaatcaaatttacGACCAGATCAGgtcatacataaaaaattacaagacattaaaaaacacaaaacaaaagaaaaattacgTCAGAAATACGTGCGAGGGTGAAATTTGTTGAAGCGTTCGAtgaactatacaaaaatgcgtcaAATCGTCTTCGCACTGCTTTGAATTGAAATTAGTTCACAGTGGACTGTGGTTTTGTAGTAATTTgtttaagaattttgtattcatGCAAAAACCTTATGCACATGAACTTGAATATAATATTTACGTATAGGTATCCACGAAAAGTGATTTCTTTAAATAGACTATCGAATTAGCTTAAAAGTATCAGTTGTTTCAATAACTTCAAAGCAAAATCACTaagaaaaaaatgggaaaacTATTCCAAACAATTTTGGTAATTGGTATCGTTGCAATTGCATTGTGCAATGCTACACCAGCCAAATTGGATAAAATCCGGTCAACAAGGAATAGATTCCTTGCTCGTCAGGAAGTCGCTGAAGATATTCCAGCTCAAACTCCATATCCACCAGCTGGATTTCGCCCAGAAGTTGCATTTGATCTTCCAACTGAAGAAAAACCACTCCCACCAACTGAGGGAAAGCTTATTGCACCAACTGAAGAAAAACTTGTTGCACCAGCAAATCATTATCTTCCACCTCTAACTGATCCTGCTATGTTTTATTCTGCACCAGCTGAAGTCTATGGACCACCTGCTGAGACTTATGGTCCACCTGAAATCAGTGATAAAGATGGAAAAAATGTCCCAGAAAATTcagaagaaaataaagaaaaagtaacaGAAGAAGCTACAATAGAAGAAACTGTAACGGAAGAAGTGGTAACTGATGAAGAAGAGCAACAAAAACCGATTATAGACGAAGATGAAACTGAAGTAGAGCAAGATAATTTCATTCCTGAACGTTTAGTGCTAGCTAAAAGCACAAATAGCATTAAAGCTGCTAAATTGAAACAATTTGCTCCTCTGACTCGAAAAAATATTCCTGCTCAACAATTCTATTTGATTAATGGATCTTTATATACTTTAGCTTAGATTTTGATTGAGATTTGTAAATGTTTatctatttgttttgttatttaataaaaagaacGTGTATATGGTGACTATTTGTAAAACTtgctatttgtttatttattaatgtattgaaaaaagtcaattcaaTTGAATTGAAGGTCACCGGAAGAGAATATCAACTAACACTGAATACTTGAGCTTGAGAGAGTGGATCCGTTTATCGGCTGTCATTATCGGTATTTCTTTCCACCATTCCTTTGGGAGTAGTCTAAGTTTGTCCATGTCTTGCGGCTGTgaatctttaataaaattatttagtagaaataatattttatttattgtttagtCTTTTATTTAGGTAAGTGTTATGAATAAGATCTAAAGTTGTTCGCCTTTGATCCAAAAACGTTCGTATTtggccccaatttttttttttcaatttatatacTTTGATTCAAAGTCTTGAGAGACCATAATGTTATTTATTGTCTAACTCTACGCATAAAGTACATCTAATGTCATATGTGCATTAATTCTtacgttttatttaaattaaataaa encodes:
- the LOC129919384 gene encoding uncharacterized protein LOC129919384 — encoded protein: MGKLFQTILVIGIVAIALCNATPAKLDKIRSTRNRFLARQEVAEDIPAQTPYPPAGFRPEVAFDLPTEEKPLPPTEGKLIAPTEEKLVAPANHYLPPLTDPAMFYSAPAEVYGPPAETYGPPEISDKDGKNVPENSEENKEKVTEEATIEETVTEEVVTDEEEQQKPIIDEDETEVEQDNFIPERLVLAKSTNSIKAAKLKQFAPLTRKNIPAQQFYLINGSLYTLA